The proteins below come from a single Caulobacter segnis ATCC 21756 genomic window:
- a CDS encoding TetR/AcrR family transcriptional regulator → MSAQPPEKTAPSVEFQPQSKGERTRERILDLTFEAVIRKGFAATSIEELVEAAGLTKSGFFYHFRDKADLARQLIERYNAESNRAFDALMLRARELSDDPLHAFLVFLKLYAEAMAEVADAHPGCMVATVTFQDRAWDRSLRQTTLDSVAAWRGRLIDWLDEIAAAYPPKGKASAADLAEALLAFTYGGLTLTKALGDPTAISRQVLMFRETIRLHFLGA, encoded by the coding sequence CGAGCGGACCCGCGAACGCATACTCGACCTGACCTTCGAGGCGGTGATCCGCAAGGGGTTCGCCGCGACCTCGATCGAGGAGCTGGTCGAGGCGGCCGGCCTGACCAAGAGCGGCTTCTTCTACCATTTCCGCGACAAGGCCGATCTCGCCCGGCAATTGATCGAACGCTACAATGCCGAGAGCAATCGCGCGTTCGATGCGCTGATGCTGCGAGCGCGCGAGCTGAGCGACGACCCGCTGCACGCCTTCCTGGTGTTCCTGAAGCTCTACGCCGAGGCCATGGCGGAGGTCGCCGACGCCCATCCGGGCTGCATGGTAGCCACGGTCACCTTCCAGGACCGCGCCTGGGACCGTTCGCTGCGCCAGACCACCCTCGACAGCGTCGCGGCGTGGCGCGGGCGGCTGATCGACTGGCTGGACGAGATCGCCGCCGCTTATCCTCCCAAGGGCAAGGCCAGCGCGGCCGACCTGGCCGAGGCTCTTCTGGCCTTCACCTACGGCGGTCTGACCCTGACCAAGGCGTTGGGCGACCCCACGGCGATCAGCCGGCAGGTCCTGATGTTCCGCGAGACGATCCGGCTGCACTTCCTGGGGGCGTAG